ACCTAGTAAAATTGCCACAAACTTTGAGCGTACCACAGATATCAGAATCTGGAAAAACTGAACTCCTCCAAACAATGAAGTTGCTTTTACTATTTGTCTATATGACGATCTTTGCTCCTGCATTTTGATAATCATCTTAATTAAATGAGTTTATCACTTCAACCACCCGTTTAACTTCATCATCAGTTATAATCTGACTAATGGGCAGACTTAACACCTCTTCATGTATTTTTTCTGTAATTGGATATGAATAGTGATTCCACTCTTTGTATGCATTTTGTTTATGTGGTGGAATCGGGTAATGTATAATTGTTTGTATTCCATTTTCAGTTAAATGTTTCTGTAATTCATCTCGTCTGGAAGAACGAATAATAAAAAGATGAAACACATGTGCATCCCAATCATTTATTATTGGTAAGATTACATCTTTATTAATTATATGGTTAAGATAATAATGAGCTACCTCTCTTCTTCTAGCTGTGTCTTCATCCAGATAATTTAACTTAACACCTAGTATAGCTGCTTGAATTTCATCTAGACGACTGTTATAGCCCTGGTAATCGAAAACATATTTTACAGTAGATCCATAATTAGCCAAAGATCTTACCTTATCTGCAAGAATTTTATCATCTGTCGTTACAGCACCACCATCACCCAAAGCACCTAAATTTTTTCCTGGATAAAAACTATGTCCTGCAGCATTTCCTAACGATCCCGTTTTTTTACCCTTAAATTTACAACCATGCGCCTGTGCGTTGTCTTCAATTAATTTCAGGTTATATTGTTTACAAATTCTGCCAATCTTCTCAGTATATGCACATTGTCCATAAAGATGAACTATCATAATACCTTTAGTTTTAGAAGTGATTGCTGATTCAATCCTGTTTTCATCAATCTGATAGGTATTAATATCGGGCTCCACTAATACAGGCACTAATCTATTATCTGAAATTGCTATTATTGAAGCTATATATGTATTGGCAGGCACAATTATTTCATCTCCCTCCTGCATAACACCCATCTCAATGTAGGCACGTAGAATAATTCTTAGTGCATCTAACCCATTTGCTACACCTATACAATATTCTGAGCCTGTGAATTGAGCATATTTTTTCTCAAAGCTATTTACCTCTTCGCCAAGAAGATACCAGCCTGAATCTATCACACGTGCAGCTGCTGAATGAATTTCAGATAAATGTTGATCCGTAATTTTTTTAATGTCAAGAAATTTAATCATTACTACTATGTTTTTAATTTGTGTTCAATTCCATTAGCATCTTTTTTTTCCATATCCAGGATAATGCCTTCTGCGGTAATAAAGCCTCTCTGAGTAGCTGGATTACCATATAATAGCGAAAATGGCTCAACATCTTTTGTTACTACACTCCCCGCTCCTATAAATGCATACTCACCAATAACTATTCCTGGAAGAATAGTAGAATTAGCACCTATAGTTGCACCTTTTTTTATTATTGTTTTTTTCAGATTCTCTAAGCTATACACCTTTGATCTAGGAACCAGCTCATTGGTAAACGTCACGTTAGGACCGATAAAAACATTATCTTCAATAGTAATACCATCCCATATCTGTACACCATTTTTAATAGTAACATTATTCCCTATAATAACTTTGTTCTCAATAAATACATGTGAGCAAATATTACAATTGTCTCCTACAATCGCCTCTGGAAGTATGACACAGAATTGCCAAACTTCTGTATTTGGTCCGATATTCTTGCTTAGTACATTAGATAAAGCGTGTATCATCTTATATATTCTAAAAAATCATCATAATCTCGTAAATAATCATCAGCATCATATGGGTGTGAAGCTAGTACCAAACAAACTGATCCGGAAGAAAAGCCTAATTCACCTGCCCATATACCCGGTGGTATATGAAGTCCCATATATGGCCGGTTTAGAGTAACAATTCGTTTTGTTTCCCCATCATCTAAGAGAATATCAAACGAACCACTTACTGCTATTAAAAACTGATGGCACTCTTTATGAGCGTGTGCCCCTCTCTCTTCACCGCCAGGAATGTCATATAGGTAAAAAACTCTGTTTACCTCAAATGGTATTGATTTACCATTCTCTATAACACTCAAATTACCTTTCTCATGATGATGTTTATCAATCTCAATCACGGAACAATCATATATAGTTACACTTTTCATATTACCTGATCTTTGAATAAACTATAATTATATATGTAATCTGAAAGATCAAACTTTGTAGATGCTAGTATCATTGCTACAGAATTTGTTGAGAAGTTAACCATTTGCCTCCAGATGCCATTAGGTACATATAGGCCGTAATATGAACGATTGAGTGAAAATACTTTTCTATCACTTCCATCATCAAGAATCACATCAAAACTACCTGAAAGTGCTACAATAAATTCTTCATTTTTGCGATATGCATGACCGCCTCTTACTTCACCTCCAGGTACATCATAGATCCAATAAGTTCGTTCTATTTCAAAAGGAATCTGTTTTTTCTCTTCAATTACAGATAGATTTCCCCTTGCATCTAAAATTTTTGGGAGATTAATAATTTTAGCTTGACTTAATTCCATACCAATCTCATGTTTATATTCCACCTTAATTATATATTATGTTTGTATGTTTGATTACTAATAGCCGTAACCATATTTTTTACCAAATCCGTAACGATACTCAGCCGCGTCTAAATTGATTGAATTTAAAATAAAATATAATCGTTTTAATTTTCCCTCTTTATAATGTCTTCCTGCATCTTCAAGATATTTTTTTGGTGTATATTCAGATCTAGCAATATAAAGATTTATATCAGCTAACCTACTCAGTAAGAATCCATCTGATACCAGTCCCAATGGAGCTGTATCAATAAAAATAAAATCGAAATCACTCCTCAGATCATTGATCAACTCGTCCAAAACGGGTTTTGCCAGCAATTCATTAGGATTAGGAGGAATTGCACCTGCGGTTATTACTGAAAGGTTTGGATGCAAACCTGAGGGTTTGACTAACTCATCTTTGGACATTCTCCCTGAAAGATAAAGAGTCATTCCCTCTTTACTATTTAATCCCAGTTCTTTTGCAAGCTTAGGTTTTCTGATATCCAAATCAATCAATAACACTTTTTTATCAATCATTGCAAGACTCATTGATAAATTTATAGAAGTGAAAGTTTTACCATCGCCGCTTATACTCGAAAGTACATTTATGACTTTATTTTCCTTTCCGTTTGTTACAAACATTAGATTTGCACGGAGAAGTCTGACCATTTCGTTAAAACTATCATTACCATTTTCAGTAATCAATGTTCGCTCTGTGGCAACTTTGTCATCTGTTTGAGAATCTTTAGCATTTCTAATTACTCTTGGTATTTCACCTAATACTGGTACAGTAGTTATCTTCTCTAGTTCTTCTTTTGAAACTATTTGATAACGCAGTAACTCTTTTACCCTAATTATGATCACAGGAATTATTATGCCTATAACTAAGAATATTCCAAGTATCATTAATTTGCGTGGAAAAACTATTCCGGTAACTCTTATATTGTCAATAATCTTTGAGGTTGGTGCTACAGATGCCATATTCATGTATTTCTCTTCTTTTTTCTGGAGTAAAAACAAGAATAGATCCTCTTTTATATTTTGTTGACGCATTATGTCAGAATACACACGTTCCTGTTGAGGTATTGCACTTACTCTTGCTCTATTTTGATTATATACTGAAGCAACATCTCTATATTGAATCTCAAGATTGTTTTTCTCGTTTTGAAGACCAGTTTTTATAGAGTTAAGCATGGAGGATAATTGATAGTTTATGTCAATCATCGACTGGTTACTGCTTGATGCAATACGTGCCAGTCTATTCCTTTCTAAAACTAAATTATTGTAAGAGCTGATTTGATTAACTAAAGTTTGATTACTGATACCAGAACTTGTAGGAATTAGTTGCTCATGATCATTAATATTCTGGACAAAATTATTCAAATTAGTAACTATACTTAGTTGAGACTCAATATCCATCCTCCTCTGTCCTACTGATGCCATTTGTGAGTTATACAGATTCGCCTGGGATGCTATATCTGTAAGGCCCTGGGACTGTTTAAAGGTTTGTACCTGACTTTCAACGTCACTCAACTCTCCACTTAATTTGGCTAGCTGATCCTCAATAAGTTTTGATGTTTTATCTGCTAACTCAATCTGATCCTGAATTCCTTTTTCATTATATGTATCAATGTAATTAATCAGAAACTCTCTTCCTAAAGCAGGATTGGAACATATAAGTGCAATCTTGGCTACAGAAGAAGTTTTCGACGTTAATTGTATATCAAGGTTTCCAAGAAACATATTAGCTACATCTGCAGGTCTATAAATCATTATATTTAGCATTCTATCCATTGAATGAATAGAAGATGTTGTAGATATTTCAATATTTCCAAATGGTAAATTGATAGTGCTATCACCAGGAGATAAGCTAAAGTGATATTTACTTTTATTGTACTCAACCAGAAGATCGTAATTACCTGTATGGTAAGTTTTTACATTAATATTTATAACATCTGTAAGTTTATCCAGGTCACTATCAGCCATTCTTATTAAAACCGGACTTTCTTCACCATACAAACTTTTGGTTTTTCTGGTTAAGAATGGAAGTGTATTATCTTTTAATCCAATTTTTCGAAGAATACTCAGTTGACTTAATTCTGTATAAAAAGCATATAATCCAAGTTCTCTTACAACACTTTCTACAATCAATGTTTTCTTTAGTATTTCAACCTCATTATCAGCATTATTCCTTCTTGAGACTATCCCCATCTCTCTGAAAGTAGTTACTTCAGAAGCTCCTCCTTTTTGATCATCATTGAACAATATCGCAGTTTCAAGTTGATATTTAGGCAGAGAGTAATAAATAAATGCTACAGCTAAAAAAATACATATGAATAAAGAAAGCAGAAACCATTTCCAGTGGATTAGATATTTCATAAGGATGCCAAGAATATCTATTGGTT
This window of the Lascolabacillus massiliensis genome carries:
- a CDS encoding DegT/DnrJ/EryC1/StrS family aminotransferase is translated as MIKFLDIKKITDQHLSEIHSAAARVIDSGWYLLGEEVNSFEKKYAQFTGSEYCIGVANGLDALRIILRAYIEMGVMQEGDEIIVPANTYIASIIAISDNRLVPVLVEPDINTYQIDENRIESAITSKTKGIMIVHLYGQCAYTEKIGRICKQYNLKLIEDNAQAHGCKFKGKKTGSLGNAAGHSFYPGKNLGALGDGGAVTTDDKILADKVRSLANYGSTVKYVFDYQGYNSRLDEIQAAILGVKLNYLDEDTARRREVAHYYLNHIINKDVILPIINDWDAHVFHLFIIRSSRRDELQKHLTENGIQTIIHYPIPPHKQNAYKEWNHYSYPITEKIHEEVLSLPISQIITDDEVKRVVEVINSFN
- a CDS encoding acyltransferase — protein: MIHALSNVLSKNIGPNTEVWQFCVILPEAIVGDNCNICSHVFIENKVIIGNNVTIKNGVQIWDGITIEDNVFIGPNVTFTNELVPRSKVYSLENLKKTIIKKGATIGANSTILPGIVIGEYAFIGAGSVVTKDVEPFSLLYGNPATQRGFITAEGIILDMEKKDANGIEHKLKT
- a CDS encoding sugar 3,4-ketoisomerase, whose product is MKSVTIYDCSVIEIDKHHHEKGNLSVIENGKSIPFEVNRVFYLYDIPGGEERGAHAHKECHQFLIAVSGSFDILLDDGETKRIVTLNRPYMGLHIPPGIWAGELGFSSGSVCLVLASHPYDADDYLRDYDDFLEYIR
- a CDS encoding sugar 3,4-ketoisomerase — its product is MELSQAKIINLPKILDARGNLSVIEEKKQIPFEIERTYWIYDVPGGEVRGGHAYRKNEEFIVALSGSFDVILDDGSDRKVFSLNRSYYGLYVPNGIWRQMVNFSTNSVAMILASTKFDLSDYIYNYSLFKDQVI
- a CDS encoding exopolysaccharide transport family protein, which translates into the protein MNMYSEVELEFNKLADKPIDILGILMKYLIHWKWFLLSLFICIFLAVAFIYYSLPKYQLETAILFNDDQKGGASEVTTFREMGIVSRRNNADNEVEILKKTLIVESVVRELGLYAFYTELSQLSILRKIGLKDNTLPFLTRKTKSLYGEESPVLIRMADSDLDKLTDVININVKTYHTGNYDLLVEYNKSKYHFSLSPGDSTINLPFGNIEISTTSSIHSMDRMLNIMIYRPADVANMFLGNLDIQLTSKTSSVAKIALICSNPALGREFLINYIDTYNEKGIQDQIELADKTSKLIEDQLAKLSGELSDVESQVQTFKQSQGLTDIASQANLYNSQMASVGQRRMDIESQLSIVTNLNNFVQNINDHEQLIPTSSGISNQTLVNQISSYNNLVLERNRLARIASSSNQSMIDINYQLSSMLNSIKTGLQNEKNNLEIQYRDVASVYNQNRARVSAIPQQERVYSDIMRQQNIKEDLFLFLLQKKEEKYMNMASVAPTSKIIDNIRVTGIVFPRKLMILGIFLVIGIIIPVIIIRVKELLRYQIVSKEELEKITTVPVLGEIPRVIRNAKDSQTDDKVATERTLITENGNDSFNEMVRLLRANLMFVTNGKENKVINVLSSISGDGKTFTSINLSMSLAMIDKKVLLIDLDIRKPKLAKELGLNSKEGMTLYLSGRMSKDELVKPSGLHPNLSVITAGAIPPNPNELLAKPVLDELINDLRSDFDFIFIDTAPLGLVSDGFLLSRLADINLYIARSEYTPKKYLEDAGRHYKEGKLKRLYFILNSINLDAAEYRYGFGKKYGYGY